In a genomic window of Pseudomonadota bacterium:
- a CDS encoding tyrosine--tRNA ligase, with translation MNLTIDEQIALITRGTVDVISKENLSQKLLKSKETGVPLTIKAGFDPTAPDLHLGHTVLIQKLKHFQELGHNVQFLIGDFTGMIGDPTGKSETRKVLTQEDVKKNAETYKEQIFKILDPDRTEVVFNSTWLNKLTAQEFVQLASQLTVARMLEREDFKVRFENERPISIHEFLYPLIQGYDSVVMKADVEIGGTDQLFNLLMGRDLQRAWGQEPQVVITMPLLEGLDGVNKMSKSLGNYIGITESSGDIYGKVLSVSDTLMFRYYELLSDLPQDEIATLKQQMEDGKVHPKEVKQKLARELAARFYGEEEAFKAEENFDKVFKNHDLPDDIPEKKIHSEEKTIWLPRLLVDAGLADGTSEARRLIQQKAVSLDGEKVSDPEYTVETSGEVLLKVGKRRFCRVQFQ, from the coding sequence ATGAATTTGACAATAGATGAACAGATAGCCCTGATCACACGGGGTACGGTTGATGTAATCTCAAAGGAAAACCTGTCTCAGAAGCTCTTGAAATCCAAAGAGACAGGTGTTCCTTTAACGATAAAGGCAGGGTTTGATCCCACGGCTCCTGATCTGCATCTTGGCCATACCGTTCTTATCCAGAAATTGAAGCATTTTCAGGAATTGGGTCATAACGTGCAGTTTCTGATCGGTGATTTTACCGGGATGATCGGTGATCCTACTGGAAAATCCGAAACCAGAAAAGTCCTCACCCAGGAGGATGTCAAAAAAAATGCCGAAACCTATAAGGAACAGATATTTAAAATTCTTGATCCTGACCGGACGGAAGTGGTTTTTAACAGCACATGGCTGAACAAGCTCACTGCCCAGGAATTTGTTCAACTTGCATCGCAGTTGACCGTTGCCCGCATGCTCGAACGCGAGGATTTCAAGGTGAGATTCGAAAATGAGCGACCCATAAGTATCCATGAATTTCTCTATCCCCTGATTCAGGGCTATGATTCTGTGGTTATGAAAGCTGATGTGGAAATCGGCGGAACCGACCAGCTCTTTAATCTTCTCATGGGGCGGGATTTGCAGCGGGCCTGGGGACAGGAACCTCAGGTGGTCATCACCATGCCGCTCCTGGAAGGCCTTGACGGCGTTAACAAGATGAGCAAGTCTTTGGGCAATTATATCGGCATAACTGAATCTTCCGGCGATATTTACGGCAAGGTCCTTTCCGTCTCCGATACACTGATGTTCAGGTATTACGAGTTGTTAAGCGACCTTCCTCAAGATGAGATCGCAACGCTGAAGCAACAGATGGAGGATGGAAAAGTTCATCCGAAAGAAGTAAAGCAGAAGCTTGCCCGAGAACTCGCCGCCCGATTTTATGGGGAAGAAGAAGCTTTTAAGGCCGAAGAAAATTTTGACAAGGTTTTTAAAAACCATGATCTTCCTGATGATATACCTGAAAAAAAGATCCACTCAGAGGAAAAGACAATCTGGCTGCCACGCCTCCTTGTTGATGCCGGTCTTGCAGATGGTACTTCCGAAGCAAGGCGGTTGATCCAGCAAAAAGCCGTATCTCTTGATGGCGAGAAAGTTTCCGATCCTGAATATACCGTCGAGACTTCCGGAGAGGTTTTACTGAAGGTCGGCAAGAGGAGATTCTGCAGGGTCCAATTTCAATAA
- the rny gene encoding ribonuclease Y, whose translation MLLQVILFVLVGVGAGVGLGFYFRKKFIEVRKDNIEEQGKRFIEKALAEAEQIKKEASLQIKDDAFQYKQEIEREIKDRKIEITEEEKRLAQKLDQIERKIEILDKREMELLKKEKASIDDDKKLERKKKELDTVIEEQRFQLEKISGISREDAKSMLMESIESEARMEAAKAVVRIENEMKIQADRKAKNILALAISRYAGDYVAEKTVSVVPLPNEEMKGRIIGREGRNIRAIEAATGIDIIIDDTPEAVILSGFNPVRREVARQALERLISDGRIHPARIEEVVEKVAQELEVTIREAGEQATFDVGSHGVNVELVKLLGRLKYRTSYGQNVLQHSLEVSFLCGIMAAELGLNVKQAKRAGLLHDIGKAVDHEVEGSHASIGRDLAKKYGEAPEVVHAIAAHHEDVEPTSVLDILVQSADALSGARPGARKEMLETYVKRLEDLETIASSFKGVEKSYAIQAGRELRIVVNSTEVSDSETTLLGKDIAKEIEKNLTYPGQIRVTVIRETRSVEYAK comes from the coding sequence ATGTTATTACAGGTGATTTTATTCGTATTGGTCGGGGTTGGGGCAGGAGTCGGCCTCGGATTTTATTTTCGAAAGAAATTTATTGAGGTCCGCAAGGATAATATTGAGGAGCAGGGAAAGAGGTTTATTGAAAAAGCCCTGGCGGAAGCCGAACAGATAAAAAAAGAGGCGTCACTCCAGATCAAGGATGATGCGTTTCAGTATAAGCAGGAAATTGAGCGGGAAATTAAGGATCGAAAAATTGAGATTACCGAAGAGGAAAAAAGGCTCGCGCAGAAGCTTGATCAGATAGAACGAAAAATCGAAATTCTCGATAAGCGCGAGATGGAACTCCTCAAGAAAGAAAAGGCTTCAATCGATGATGACAAAAAGCTCGAAAGAAAAAAGAAGGAGCTTGACACGGTAATCGAGGAGCAGCGGTTTCAGCTGGAGAAAATTTCAGGCATTTCCAGAGAAGATGCCAAATCCATGCTCATGGAAAGCATTGAAAGCGAGGCTCGTATGGAGGCGGCCAAGGCTGTAGTCCGTATCGAAAATGAGATGAAAATTCAGGCTGATCGCAAGGCCAAGAATATTCTTGCTCTGGCTATTTCTCGCTATGCCGGTGATTATGTTGCGGAAAAAACCGTGTCGGTTGTTCCGTTGCCCAACGAGGAGATGAAGGGCCGGATTATCGGCCGCGAAGGAAGAAATATTCGGGCGATTGAGGCTGCAACTGGAATTGATATTATAATTGATGATACTCCTGAGGCGGTGATTTTGTCCGGCTTTAATCCGGTCCGCCGGGAAGTGGCCCGCCAAGCATTGGAGCGCTTGATATCAGACGGCAGGATTCATCCGGCCCGGATTGAAGAAGTGGTGGAAAAGGTTGCCCAGGAGCTTGAGGTGACCATCCGTGAAGCCGGGGAGCAGGCAACCTTTGATGTCGGTTCTCATGGGGTAAATGTTGAGCTGGTCAAATTGCTTGGACGTCTTAAGTACCGTACGAGCTACGGCCAGAATGTGTTGCAGCATTCCCTGGAAGTATCTTTCCTCTGCGGTATCATGGCTGCAGAACTCGGTCTGAACGTCAAACAGGCTAAACGCGCCGGGCTCCTGCATGATATCGGTAAAGCGGTTGACCATGAGGTTGAAGGATCCCATGCAAGTATTGGCCGGGATTTAGCAAAGAAATACGGCGAGGCGCCTGAGGTGGTTCATGCCATCGCGGCACATCATGAGGATGTTGAACCCACCAGCGTTCTCGATATTCTGGTCCAGTCCGCTGATGCCCTTTCAGGTGCAAGGCCCGGAGCCAGAAAAGAGATGCTTGAGACCTATGTCAAGAGGCTTGAAGATCTTGAAACCATTGCATCATCTTTTAAAGGTGTTGAAAAATCGTATGCGATTCAGGCTGGTCGGGAATTGCGAATCGTTGTAAACAGTACGGAAGTATCAGATTCCGAGACAACTCTTTTAGGTAAGGATATAGCCAAGGAAATTGAAAAGAATCTGACCTATCCGGGACAGATCAGAGTGACGGTTATCCGGGAAACCCGATCCGTAGAATACGCAAAATAA
- a CDS encoding cell division protein ZapA, translating to MERLVKFEVLGQEYPLYTDAPEEDVDEILQLVKSQLEDKSHASARLPSHKLAILISLNMAGKYVKLKRDFENFRREVDEDIDRLTKKIENLL from the coding sequence TTGGAGCGATTAGTAAAGTTTGAAGTACTTGGGCAGGAATATCCGCTTTATACGGATGCTCCGGAAGAAGATGTTGACGAGATTTTACAGCTGGTGAAATCTCAGCTAGAGGATAAAAGCCATGCCTCCGCGCGTCTTCCGTCCCATAAACTTGCAATTTTGATCAGCCTTAATATGGCAGGCAAGTATGTGAAATTAAAGAGAGATTTCGAAAATTTCAGGCGCGAGGTTGATGAAGATATTGACCGATTGACGAAAAAAATTGAGAATTTACTCTAA
- a CDS encoding DUF904 domain-containing protein produces MEHAEDINRLEAIVEKMIANYNILKQEKLSLEAVLGQKDKELKELRETVDSLKGEKSVIHKRVSGLIDSIEKWEKASSPSTAEPQRETGEKSQSQIFTIGGQQ; encoded by the coding sequence ATGGAACATGCGGAAGATATCAACAGACTGGAGGCAATCGTTGAAAAGATGATTGCAAATTATAATATACTCAAGCAGGAGAAACTTTCTCTTGAAGCGGTGCTCGGACAGAAGGATAAAGAACTGAAAGAACTCCGGGAAACGGTGGATAGTTTAAAGGGCGAAAAGTCGGTTATTCATAAGCGTGTTTCGGGACTGATTGATTCCATAGAGAAATGGGAGAAGGCATCATCCCCAAGTACTGCGGAGCCGCAAAGGGAAACCGGGGAAAAATCTCAATCGCAGATTTTTACTATTGGCGGGCAACAGTAG